A single region of the Gossypium arboreum isolate Shixiya-1 chromosome 12, ASM2569848v2, whole genome shotgun sequence genome encodes:
- the LOC108478061 gene encoding uncharacterized protein LOC108478061 translates to MAFRFCIKIMQEKENHLQPLGFEISHHLFHINVEFRYISSHDPQLPLETHNRSILCRRDLFFSEQNGRDILISMVADFGASQDFIDTVLVPDVMSFAWDTHSMPMNLGRQVIKLRVELVIEVRPTDEIEESLESSVNFKPASKSSIEALKRVKWDDDELDHIPSKERRKLAKGLSSRKECVVCLEEFLDGDEVASLPCSHVYHYGCIIKWLETSHLCPLCRYHMPID, encoded by the coding sequence atggcttttCGTTTCTGCATCAAGATTATGCAAGAAAAGGAGAATCATTTACAACCACTTGGTTTTGAGATCTCACATCATCTTTTCCACATAAATGTTGAGTTTCGTTACATTTCATCTCATGACCCGCAACTTCCTTTAGAAACCCACAACCGATCCATCCTATGTCGTAGGGACCTGTTTTTTTCTGAACAAAATGGTCGAGACATCCTAATTTCTATGGTTGCCGACTTCGGAGCATCCCAAGACTTCATTGATACTGTCCTTGTTCCTGACGTCATGTCTTTTGCATGGGATACTCATAGTATGCCTATGAACCTTGGACGTCAAGTAATAAAGTTGAGAGTCGAGTTAGTCATTGAGGTGAGACCTACTGACGAGATTGAGGAATCATTGGAGAGTTCAGTGAATTTCAAGCCTGCAAGTAAGTCATCTATTGAAGCTTTGAAAAGGGTTAAATGGGATGATGATGAATTAGATCATATTCCATCCAAGGAGAGGAGGAAATTGGCCAAGGGTTTGAGTTCACGAAAAGAATGCGTCGTCTGTTTGGAAGAGTTCTTGGATGGTGACGAGGTTGCATCCTTGCCTTGCAGCCATGTTTACCATTACGGTTGCATCATTAAGTGGTTAGAGACTAGTCATCTCTGCCCATTGTGCCGATATCATATGCCAATTGATTGA
- the LOC108477193 gene encoding expansin-B3-like codes for MQRRGGFGGIVTLCCLVLFQCSMVSTAVPVPQHKVDLHWYPATATWYGSPDGDGSDGGACGYGSLVDVKPLRARVGAVSPVLFKNGEGCGACFKVKCLDKSICSRRAVTIIVTDECPGGYCANGRTHFDLSGAAFGRMAITGESSQLRNRGELPVLYRRTPCKYPGKNIAFHVNEGSTDYWLSLLVEFEDGDGDVGSMHIREANSDEWLEMNHVWGANWCIIRGPLKGPFSVKLTTLSAGRTLSARDVIPRNWSPKATYTSRLNFKL; via the exons ATGCAGCGCCGCGGTGGATTCGGTGGGATTGTTACATTATGCTGCCTAGTCTTGTTTCAGTGTTCAATGGTGTCTACTGCGGTCCCTGTGCCGCAACACAAGGTAGACCTACACTGGTACCCTGCCACTGCCACTTGGTACGGCAGTCCTGACGGCGATGGTAGCGACG GGGGAGCATGTGGGTACGGGTCATTAGTTGACGTGAAGCCGCTGAGGGCCAGAGTGGGAGCGGTAAGCCCGGTGCTGTTCAAGAACGGGGAAGGGTGTGGGGCATGCTTCAAAGTGAAGTGCCTAGACAAGAGCATATGCTCAAGGAGGGCCGTCACCATCATTGTAACTGACGAGTGCCCCGGCGGGTACTGCGCCAATGGCCGCACTCACTTCGACCTAAGTGGTgcagcctttggccgaatggctATAACCGGTGAGAGTTCACAGCTCAGGAACCGAGGCGAACTCCCAGTCCTTTATAGAAG gacCCCATGTAAATATCCAGGGAAGAACATTGCCTTCCATGTGAATGAAGGGTCGACTGATTATTGGCTCTCTCTTCTGGTGGAGTTTGAGGATGGAGATGGAGATGTTGGGTCAATGCATATAAGAGAA GCCAATTCGGATGAGTGGTTAGAGATGAACCATGTTTGGGGAGCAAATTGGTGCATTATAAGGGGACCCCTGAAAGGGCCCTTCTCAGTGAAACTAACAACATTATCAGCAGGAAGAACATTATCAGCGAGGGATGTTATTCCAAGAAATTGGTCGCCAAAAGCAACTTACACCTCTCGCCTTAACTTCAAACTCTAA